TGCCGCCCGCGGGAGGCGGCGTCGGAGCCCCGCCCCCGGAGGCCGCTTCCGCGGCCGCCGCCCGGGAGTGCCCCCGGAAGATGCGGGTCGGGGAGAACTCCCCGAGCCGGTGTCCGACCATGTTCTCCGTGATGTAGACCGGAATGAACTTCTTGCCGTTGTGCACCGCCAGCGTGTGGCCGACCATCTCCGGGAGGATGGTGCTCCGCCGGGACCAGGTCTTCAGGACCTTCTTCTCGTATTTGCGGTTCATCTCCTCGATCTTCTTCTTGAGAGAGGGCTCGACGTAGGGCCCTTTCTTGATGGACCGGCTCATGACTTCTTCCTCCGCCGGACGATGTATTTCTCGGTGCGCTTGTTGTTCCGCGTCTTAATCTCCCGGACTCCCCAGGGCGTGCAGGGGTGCCGGCCTCCCGAGCTCTTCCCCTCGCCACCCCCCAGGGGATGATCGACCGGATTCATAGCGACCCCCCGCACGGTGGGCCTCCATCCCAGCCACCGATTCCGTCCCGCTTTCCCGATCGAGATGTTCTCGTGATCGCCGTTGCCGACCTGACCGATCGTGGCGCGGCACTCGACGTCGACCCTCCGGACCTCCCCGGAGGGGAGCTTGACCTGGGCGAATGCCCCTTCCTTGGCCAGCAGCTGCGCCCCGACGCCGGCGCTGCGCACCATCTGGCCGCCCCGGCCGCGCTTCAGCTCGATGTTGTGGATCGTCGTCCCCAAGGGGATGCTCTTCAGCGAGAGGCAGTTCCCGGGAAGGATGTCGGCGTCGGGCCCCGAGACGATCCCCGTCCCGACCGACAGCCCCTGGGGCGCGAGGATGTAGCGCTTCTCTCCGTCGGCGTAGTGGATCCGCGCGATGCGCGCCGAGCGGTTGGGATCGTATTCGATCGCCGCGACCTTGCCGGGAATGCCGTCCTTGTCGCGGCGATAGTCGATGATCCGATACCGCCGCTTGTGCCCGCCCCCGCGGTGGCGCACCGATAGCCAGCCGGTGTTGTTCCGGCCTCCCGTCCGATTGTGCTTGTCCAGGAGCGGCTTCAGGGGTCGCGTCTCGGTGATTTCCTCGAACGTCGAGACCGTCTGGAAACGGCGTCCGGGGGTGGTCGGCTTGTAGGTCTTGTTCGGCATGTAAGGGACCCCCGGCGTTTAGACGCCTTCGAAGTACTCGATGCTCTTCTCGCCCGGCCGCAGCCTGACGTAGGCCTTCTTCCAGTCGGGGCGCTTCCCCAGGTTCCGCCCGACGCGCTTCATCTTGCCGTGAACGAGGGCCGTGCGGACCGTGGCCACTTTCACGTTGAACAGCTCCTCGATCGATCGCTTGATCTCGATCTTGTTCGCGTCGCGGGCCACCCGGAAGCAGAGGAGCTCCTGCGCATCCTTCAGCTTGGTCGATTTCTCGGTGATCAGGGGGGCCAGGACGATCTGGTGCGCGGGCCGGCTCATGGAGCGTAGACCTCCCCGATGGTCTCCGCGGCCTGCCGCGTGAGCACCAGCGTGTCGTGATGGAGCAGGTCGAACACGTTCAGCCCGCCGGCGCGGGCCAGGGAGACGTTGCGGAGGTTGCGGGAAGCCAGCTCCAGGTTGCGCGCCGGCTCCCGGTCCACGAGCAGGACCTTGCCCTTCAATCCGAGCGTCTCCAGCATCCCCTGCATCGCCCGCGTGCGCGGCTCGGAGAGCTCCAGGGTCTCCACGACGACCACTTTGTCCTGGCGGAGCTTCGAGGAGAGCAGGGAGCGGATCGCATTCTTCCGCATGCGCTTCGGAAAGCGGATGTCGTAGTCGAACGGATGCGGGCCGAACACCGTCCCTCCCTTGCGCCAGATCGAGCTGCGGATCGAGCCCACGCGCGCGCGGCCCGTCTTCTTCTGGCGCCACAGCTTCCGCCCGCTGCCGGCGACCTCGGCGCGGGTTTTCGTCTGCCGCGTCCCCGATCGGCCGGCGGCGCGGTAGGCGTTCACCGCCTCGAAGATGAGATGACGCTTGAGCGGATACTCGAAGACCGACTTCTCGAGGGTCATCTCCCCCACTTTCTCGTTCTTCAGATTGACGATCTTCAGCGCGTCCATTCCACTCCTCCGGAAGCGTGCCTCCGGGCTCCTATTTCTTCTTGGCCGCGGTCTTCGCGCCCTTCTTCGCGGCCGGAGGCGCCGCCTTCGGCTGGCGGATCTTCCGCGGGGCCGGCGAGTGCCGGATCACCAGGTAGCCGCCGTCCGCCCCGGGAACCGCCCCGCGGACGACCAGCAGGTGGTTCTCCGGATCGATCTGCACGACCTGCAGGTTCTTGACGGTGATCCGCGCCGCGCCCAGGTGCCCGGCCGCGCGCATCCCGCGAAACGTGCGGGAAGGAAACGCCGAGGCGCCGACCGATCCCGGCGCGCGATGGAACATCGAGCCGTGGGTGGCGGCGCCGCCGCGGAAGTGGTGGCGCTTGATCACCCCGGCGAACCCCTTGCCCTTGCTGATGCCGCTCACGTCAACGTTCTCGTCGACCTGGAAGATCGCGGCGCTCACCTGATCCCCCACGTTGATCTTCTCCCCCTCCGAGAGAATCTTGAATTCCCGGATCCGGCGGGTCGGCGGGAGGCCCGCTTTCTTGAAGTGGCCCAGCAGCGCCTTGCTGACCTTGCGCTCGGAGGTCGGCTCGACGAAGCCCAGCTGCACCGACTCGTAGCCGTCCGTCTGGCGGTTCTTCTTCTGGACCACTATGCAGGGCCCGGCCTTCAAGACGGTCACCGGGATCACCCCCCCCTCCTTGGAGAACACCTGGGTCATCCCGAGCTTGATTCCGATCAACCCTTCGATCATGTCCGGCTCCGTCTCCCGCCTTGTCGGGCGCTACTTGCCCAGGGCCTTGATCTCCACTTCGACGCCCGCCGGAAGATCCAGCTTCATCAGGGCGTCCACGGTCTGCGGCGTCGGCTCGAGGATGTCGATCAGCCTCTTGTGCGTCCGAATCTCGAACTGCTCCCGGGACTTTTTGTCCACGTGGGGCGAGCGCAGCACGGTCC
The genomic region above belongs to Candidatus Polarisedimenticolia bacterium and contains:
- the rplD gene encoding 50S ribosomal protein L4; amino-acid sequence: MDALKIVNLKNEKVGEMTLEKSVFEYPLKRHLIFEAVNAYRAAGRSGTRQTKTRAEVAGSGRKLWRQKKTGRARVGSIRSSIWRKGGTVFGPHPFDYDIRFPKRMRKNAIRSLLSSKLRQDKVVVVETLELSEPRTRAMQGMLETLGLKGKVLLVDREPARNLELASRNLRNVSLARAGGLNVFDLLHHDTLVLTRQAAETIGEVYAP
- the rplB gene encoding 50S ribosomal protein L2; translated protein: MPNKTYKPTTPGRRFQTVSTFEEITETRPLKPLLDKHNRTGGRNNTGWLSVRHRGGGHKRRYRIIDYRRDKDGIPGKVAAIEYDPNRSARIARIHYADGEKRYILAPQGLSVGTGIVSGPDADILPGNCLSLKSIPLGTTIHNIELKRGRGGQMVRSAGVGAQLLAKEGAFAQVKLPSGEVRRVDVECRATIGQVGNGDHENISIGKAGRNRWLGWRPTVRGVAMNPVDHPLGGGEGKSSGGRHPCTPWGVREIKTRNNKRTEKYIVRRRKKS
- the rpsS gene encoding 30S ribosomal protein S19, with protein sequence MSRSIKKGPYVEPSLKKKIEEMNRKYEKKVLKTWSRRSTILPEMVGHTLAVHNGKKFIPVYITENMVGHRLGEFSPTRIFRGHSRAAAAEAASGGGAPTPPPAGGTTTAS
- the rpsJ gene encoding 30S ribosomal protein S10 translates to MLNEKIRIRLKAYDHRVLDQSTTEIVSTARRTGARVAGPIPLPTSRNFWTVLRSPHVDKKSREQFEIRTHKRLIDILEPTPQTVDALMKLDLPAGVEVEIKALGK
- a CDS encoding 50S ribosomal protein L23 yields the protein MSRPAHQIVLAPLITEKSTKLKDAQELLCFRVARDANKIEIKRSIEELFNVKVATVRTALVHGKMKRVGRNLGKRPDWKKAYVRLRPGEKSIEYFEGV
- the rplC gene encoding 50S ribosomal protein L3 gives rise to the protein MIEGLIGIKLGMTQVFSKEGGVIPVTVLKAGPCIVVQKKNRQTDGYESVQLGFVEPTSERKVSKALLGHFKKAGLPPTRRIREFKILSEGEKINVGDQVSAAIFQVDENVDVSGISKGKGFAGVIKRHHFRGGAATHGSMFHRAPGSVGASAFPSRTFRGMRAAGHLGAARITVKNLQVVQIDPENHLLVVRGAVPGADGGYLVIRHSPAPRKIRQPKAAPPAAKKGAKTAAKKK